A section of the Bacillus sp. HSf4 genome encodes:
- the spoIVB gene encoding SpoIVB peptidase, with amino-acid sequence MDVEKIRKAVGIILLVSLISVGFYKPVKEYIEIPKNMNIFETGSRAIETSLAVHTPQDESSEAFTLKENKHEVEIKGEKNGKAELVYDFAGFPVKKTKVNVLPDLKVVPGGQSIGVKLHSVGVLVVGFHQINTPDGKKSPGEAAGIAVGDIITEINGTKIEKMNDITPFIQKAGKTGETLNLLIKRDKQEIKTKLVPKKDQAEDKYRIGLYIRDSAAGIGTMTFYEPKSKKYGALGHVISDMDTKKPIVVENGQIVKSTVTSIEKGKGGNPGEKLARFTSERKVIGDINRNSPFGIFGTLHESIKNHVADKAVPIAFSNEVKEGPAQILTVIENDKVEKFDIQIVSTTPQKFPATKGMVLKITDPKLLNKTGGIVQGMSGSPIIQNGKIIGAVTHVFVNDPTSGYGVHIEWMLSEAGIDIYKKDQAS; translated from the coding sequence GTGGATGTTGAAAAAATCAGAAAAGCTGTGGGTATAATTCTCCTTGTTTCTTTAATAAGTGTAGGATTTTACAAACCGGTGAAAGAATACATTGAAATACCAAAAAACATGAACATTTTTGAGACGGGTTCAAGAGCAATAGAGACAAGCTTAGCCGTCCATACTCCTCAAGATGAATCATCAGAGGCATTCACATTAAAAGAGAATAAACATGAAGTCGAGATCAAAGGTGAAAAAAACGGAAAGGCAGAACTCGTTTATGACTTTGCCGGATTTCCAGTTAAAAAAACAAAAGTAAATGTCCTGCCGGATCTTAAGGTCGTTCCAGGAGGGCAGTCGATTGGCGTCAAGCTACACTCTGTCGGCGTACTGGTCGTCGGGTTTCATCAAATCAATACGCCTGATGGCAAAAAGTCCCCCGGCGAGGCTGCCGGAATCGCGGTAGGCGATATCATCACCGAAATCAACGGCACGAAAATAGAAAAAATGAATGACATCACCCCTTTCATTCAAAAAGCAGGGAAAACAGGTGAAACGCTAAATCTGTTGATCAAAAGGGACAAACAGGAGATCAAAACAAAACTGGTCCCGAAAAAAGATCAGGCTGAGGATAAATACAGAATCGGTTTATATATCAGGGATTCTGCCGCAGGGATCGGCACCATGACATTTTATGAACCAAAATCAAAAAAATACGGAGCGCTCGGCCACGTGATTTCCGATATGGATACGAAAAAGCCGATTGTCGTGGAAAACGGTCAGATTGTGAAATCGACTGTCACCTCCATCGAAAAAGGAAAGGGCGGAAACCCCGGTGAAAAACTGGCGCGCTTTACTTCTGAACGAAAAGTGATCGGCGACATTAACAGAAACAGCCCGTTTGGGATATTCGGGACGCTGCATGAATCGATCAAAAACCATGTGGCTGACAAAGCGGTGCCGATCGCATTTTCAAATGAAGTCAAAGAAGGGCCTGCGCAAATTTTAACAGTCATTGAAAACGATAAGGTCGAGAAATTTGATATTCAAATCGTCAGCACAACACCGCAAAAGTTTCCTGCAACAAAAGGAATGGTGCTGAAAATTACCGACCCCAAGCTCTTGAATAAGACAGGCGGTATCGTTCAAGGAATGAGCGGCAGTCCGATTATTCAAAATGGAAAAATCATTGGGGCGGTCACACACGTTTTCGTCAATGATCCGACGAGCGGCTACGGCGTTCACATCGAATGGATGCTGTCCGAAGCCGGGATCGATATTTACAAAAAGGATCAAGCAAGCTAA
- the recN gene encoding DNA repair protein RecN, translating into MLAELSIKNFAIIEELTISFEKGLTVLTGETGAGKSIIIDAVSLLVGGRGSSEYVRYGEKRAELEGLFLLDSGHPVFDLCAELGIEASDDMIVMRRDINANGKSICRVNGKLVTIAALREVGRLLLDIHGQHDNQLLMEDDQHLQLLDRYAGEEIDKALKAYQEVYDRYMNVVKKVKQLSESEQEMAHRLDLIQFQLDEIESANLQPKEDELLQEERQQIANYEKIYEGLQHAYNALRNEQAGLDWVGMASSELENVSEINGGLKKISESVANAYYILEDSTFQIRNMLDELEYDPERLDFIESRLNEIKQLKRKYGATVEDIQAYSAKIEEEIDRIQNRDSHLQALKAELESVGKDVAIEAVNVSDIRKSWAKKLAGQIQQELKELYMEKSTFDTQFQIKTADARDDAPTVNGVPVQLTKQGIDSVRFLISTNTGEPLKSLSKVASGGELSRIMLAMKSIFSAQQDVTSIIFDEVDTGVSGRVAQAIAEKIHRVSIGSQVLCITHLPQVAAMADTHLLITKQSKSGRTTTSVTPLSKQEKIAEIGRMIAGVEVTDLTKRHAKELLHQAKLVKTGG; encoded by the coding sequence TTGTTAGCTGAATTATCGATCAAAAACTTTGCCATTATTGAAGAGTTAACCATTTCATTTGAAAAAGGGCTTACTGTATTAACCGGAGAGACTGGAGCTGGAAAATCGATCATCATTGATGCAGTATCGTTGCTTGTCGGGGGCAGAGGGTCGAGTGAATATGTCAGATATGGAGAGAAAAGGGCCGAATTAGAAGGGTTGTTTCTGCTTGACAGCGGACATCCCGTTTTTGATCTCTGCGCCGAACTTGGAATTGAAGCCTCGGATGATATGATCGTTATGAGAAGAGATATTAATGCAAACGGCAAAAGCATCTGCCGCGTCAATGGAAAACTTGTGACGATCGCAGCTCTCAGGGAAGTCGGCAGACTTTTATTGGACATCCACGGCCAGCACGACAACCAGCTTCTAATGGAAGATGATCAGCATCTTCAGCTGTTGGACAGATATGCGGGCGAAGAAATTGATAAGGCATTAAAAGCTTACCAAGAAGTATACGACCGCTATATGAATGTCGTCAAAAAGGTCAAGCAGCTTTCTGAAAGCGAACAGGAAATGGCGCACCGGCTCGATTTGATTCAATTTCAGCTTGATGAAATCGAATCCGCCAATCTTCAGCCGAAAGAAGACGAACTGCTGCAAGAAGAACGCCAGCAAATTGCCAATTATGAGAAAATATATGAAGGGCTTCAGCATGCCTATAACGCCCTGCGCAATGAGCAAGCCGGGCTCGATTGGGTCGGGATGGCCTCAAGCGAGCTTGAGAATGTATCAGAGATCAATGGCGGGCTCAAAAAAATCTCTGAGTCAGTGGCGAATGCCTATTACATTCTTGAGGATTCAACATTTCAGATCAGAAACATGCTCGATGAATTGGAATATGATCCCGAACGGCTTGATTTCATCGAATCACGCTTGAATGAAATCAAGCAGCTGAAACGGAAATACGGCGCCACTGTCGAAGACATACAAGCCTACTCAGCCAAAATAGAGGAAGAGATCGACCGCATTCAAAATCGCGACAGCCATCTTCAGGCATTAAAGGCAGAGCTTGAATCAGTCGGCAAAGATGTTGCGATTGAAGCGGTAAATGTCTCAGACATTCGTAAATCATGGGCGAAGAAGCTCGCCGGACAAATCCAGCAGGAGCTCAAAGAGCTTTATATGGAAAAATCGACATTTGATACACAATTTCAAATCAAAACGGCAGATGCCCGCGATGACGCTCCTACCGTCAACGGCGTACCCGTCCAGCTGACGAAACAAGGCATTGACAGCGTTCGCTTCTTAATATCGACAAATACGGGAGAACCGCTCAAATCCTTATCAAAAGTCGCTTCAGGAGGAGAATTGTCAAGGATCATGCTGGCGATGAAAAGCATTTTCTCCGCGCAGCAGGACGTCACTTCGATCATTTTTGATGAAGTGGACACAGGTGTCAGCGGAAGAGTGGCCCAGGCGATTGCTGAAAAAATCCACCGTGTTTCAATCGGTTCACAAGTGCTGTGCATCACCCATTTGCCGCAAGTGGCCGCCATGGCGGATACCCACCTTTTGATCACGAAGCAATCGAAATCCGGAAGGACGACGACGAGCGTCACTCCGCTGTCAAAACAGGAAAAAATAGCTGAGATCGGCCGGATGATCGCCGGCGTTGAAGTGACAGATTTGACAAAACGCCACGCCAAAGAGCTTCTGCATCAAGCAAAACTTGTCAAAACGGGCGGATAA
- the argR gene encoding transcriptional regulator ArgR, which translates to MNKGQRHIKIREIITANEIETQDELVDILKKDGYNVTQATVSRDIKELHLVKVPTNNGSYKYSLPADQRFNPLSKLKRSLMDAFVKIDSASHMIVLKTMPGNAQAIGALMDNLDWEEIMGTICGDDTILIICRTQEDTEHVQKKILELL; encoded by the coding sequence ATGAACAAAGGTCAAAGGCATATTAAAATCAGGGAAATTATCACTGCAAATGAGATTGAGACACAGGATGAGCTCGTCGATATTTTAAAGAAAGACGGATACAATGTCACACAGGCCACCGTTTCACGCGATATCAAGGAGCTTCACCTGGTGAAAGTGCCGACAAATAACGGCTCCTATAAATACAGCCTGCCTGCTGATCAGCGGTTTAATCCGCTCTCCAAGCTCAAGCGATCATTGATGGATGCGTTTGTCAAAATTGATTCGGCAAGCCACATGATCGTCCTGAAGACGATGCCCGGCAACGCCCAGGCAATCGGTGCGTTGATGGACAATTTGGATTGGGAAGAAATCATGGGGACGATCTGCGGCGATGATACGATTTTGATTATCTGCAGAACTCAGGAAGATACGGAACATGTTCAGAAAAAAATTCTGGAACTTTTATAA
- a CDS encoding TlyA family RNA methyltransferase: protein MTAKKERLDVLLVERGLMETREKAKRAIMAGIVYTNENRLDKPGEKVDRTIPLTIKGNPLKYVSRGGLKLEKALKEFQLSVRGKLMIDIGSSTGGFTDCALQNGALRSYAVDVGYNQLAWKLRQDERVIVMERTNFRYCTPADFTAGMPEFATIDVSFISLKIILPVLKNILVADSDCVALVKPQFEAGRESVGKKGIVRDPLVHKAVLNDISQFAAREGYHCKNASFSPITGGDGNIEFLLHLHWEGPDKPGTPIAEHMVNQIVEEAHDTLKAKKSDEKE from the coding sequence ATGACAGCAAAAAAAGAACGGCTTGATGTTTTATTAGTAGAAAGAGGGTTAATGGAAACGCGGGAAAAAGCGAAAAGGGCGATCATGGCCGGTATTGTCTATACGAATGAAAACAGGCTGGACAAGCCGGGTGAAAAGGTCGACCGCACGATTCCGCTGACCATTAAAGGGAACCCGTTAAAATACGTCTCTAGAGGCGGATTAAAGCTTGAAAAAGCATTGAAGGAATTCCAACTTTCCGTCCGCGGCAAATTGATGATCGATATCGGTTCGTCAACGGGCGGATTTACCGACTGCGCCCTGCAAAACGGTGCTTTGCGCTCCTATGCGGTGGATGTCGGCTATAATCAGCTTGCCTGGAAATTAAGGCAGGATGAGCGGGTGATCGTGATGGAGCGCACGAATTTCCGCTACTGTACTCCAGCTGACTTTACGGCAGGAATGCCGGAGTTTGCCACCATTGACGTCTCGTTTATCTCGCTGAAAATCATATTGCCAGTGTTGAAAAACATTTTGGTGGCGGACAGCGATTGCGTCGCTCTGGTCAAACCGCAGTTTGAAGCCGGCCGTGAATCAGTTGGGAAAAAAGGCATCGTCCGCGATCCTCTCGTCCATAAAGCTGTGCTGAACGATATCAGCCAATTTGCCGCCCGGGAAGGATATCATTGCAAAAATGCATCATTTTCTCCGATAACAGGAGGAGACGGCAACATTGAATTTCTGCTTCATTTGCATTGGGAAGGGCCAGATAAGCCCGGAACACCGATCGCAGAACATATGGTCAATCAAATTGTCGAAGAGGCTCACGACACATTAAAAGCGAAAAAGTCGGATGAAAAGGAATAA
- the dxs gene encoding 1-deoxy-D-xylulose-5-phosphate synthase, with protein MDLLSIKDPKFLKDLSLQELEDLSAEIRRFLIETLSESGGHIGPNLGVVELTIALHKEFNSPKDKFLWDVGHQSYVHKLLTGRGKDFATLRQHLGLCGFPKRNESEHDVWETGHSSTSLSGAMGMAAARDLKGTNEYIIPIIGDGALTGGMALEALNHIGHEQKDMIVILNDNEMSIAPNVGAIHSMLGRLRTAGKYQWVKDELEYLFKRIPAVGGKLASTAERIKDSLKYLLVSGMFFEELGFTYLGPVDGHSYEELFENLQYAKKTKGPVLLHVITKKGKGYKPAETDKTGTWHGTGPYKIDTGDFVKPKAAAPSWSSLVSETVRKLAREDERIVAITPAMPVGSKLEGFASEFPERMFDVGIAEQHAATMAAGLATQDMKPFLAIYSTFLQRAYDQVVHDICRQNLNVFIGIDRAGLVGADGETHQGVFDIAFLRHIPNLVLMMPKDENEGQHMVNTAVKYNDGPIAMRFPRGNGLGVKMDQELKTIPIGTWEVLRPGTDAVILTFGTTIPMALAAAEELQKEGRSVRVVNARFIKPLDEKMLKGILNEGLPILTIEEAVLQGGFGSSILEFAHDHQSYSPMIDRMGIPDRFIEHGSVAKLLEEIGLTKEEVIRRIRMLTPVKTHKGIGS; from the coding sequence TTGGATCTGTTATCTATAAAAGACCCCAAATTTTTAAAAGATCTTTCCCTTCAGGAACTGGAGGATTTAAGCGCTGAGATTCGCCGCTTTTTAATTGAAACGCTTTCCGAATCAGGGGGGCACATCGGTCCGAATCTCGGCGTCGTTGAGCTGACCATTGCTTTGCATAAAGAATTCAACAGTCCGAAAGATAAATTTTTATGGGATGTCGGGCATCAATCTTATGTACACAAGCTTTTGACCGGCCGCGGAAAAGATTTTGCGACTTTGCGCCAGCATCTGGGATTGTGCGGCTTTCCGAAACGAAATGAAAGCGAACACGATGTCTGGGAAACAGGCCACAGCTCAACTTCTCTTTCCGGTGCGATGGGAATGGCAGCTGCCAGAGATTTAAAAGGTACAAACGAGTACATCATCCCGATCATCGGCGACGGCGCTCTGACGGGCGGCATGGCGCTTGAAGCGCTGAACCACATCGGACACGAACAAAAAGATATGATTGTCATTTTAAATGACAATGAAATGAGCATCGCTCCAAATGTCGGAGCGATTCATTCCATGCTCGGAAGGCTGCGCACAGCCGGAAAGTATCAATGGGTGAAAGATGAGCTCGAATATTTGTTCAAAAGAATACCCGCTGTGGGCGGAAAACTTGCCTCAACGGCTGAGCGAATCAAAGACAGCCTGAAATATCTGTTGGTGTCAGGGATGTTTTTTGAAGAGCTTGGTTTCACGTATTTGGGGCCTGTTGACGGGCACTCATACGAAGAGCTGTTCGAAAACCTGCAGTATGCGAAGAAAACGAAGGGGCCTGTCCTTCTCCATGTCATCACCAAAAAAGGAAAAGGCTACAAACCTGCGGAAACCGATAAAACCGGAACTTGGCATGGAACCGGCCCTTATAAAATCGATACGGGGGATTTTGTCAAGCCAAAAGCCGCCGCTCCGTCATGGAGCTCACTTGTCAGTGAAACGGTCCGGAAGCTTGCGCGCGAAGACGAACGGATTGTGGCCATCACCCCGGCCATGCCGGTTGGCTCGAAGCTTGAAGGGTTTGCAAGCGAGTTTCCGGAGCGGATGTTTGATGTCGGCATTGCCGAACAGCACGCTGCCACGATGGCTGCCGGTCTTGCCACACAGGATATGAAGCCGTTTTTGGCGATCTATTCCACTTTTCTTCAGCGCGCATATGACCAGGTTGTCCATGACATCTGCCGGCAAAATTTAAACGTATTTATCGGTATTGACAGAGCAGGGCTTGTCGGCGCAGACGGGGAAACCCACCAAGGCGTATTTGATATTGCCTTTTTAAGGCATATTCCAAATCTGGTGCTGATGATGCCGAAAGACGAAAATGAAGGCCAGCATATGGTCAATACGGCTGTCAAATACAATGACGGTCCTATCGCCATGCGTTTTCCGCGCGGAAACGGACTTGGCGTCAAAATGGATCAAGAGTTGAAGACGATTCCGATCGGGACATGGGAAGTGTTGCGGCCCGGAACTGATGCCGTGATTTTAACGTTCGGCACAACCATTCCGATGGCGCTTGCCGCGGCGGAGGAGCTCCAAAAAGAAGGGCGCTCCGTCAGAGTAGTGAATGCCCGCTTCATCAAACCGCTTGATGAAAAGATGCTCAAGGGGATTCTGAACGAAGGTCTTCCGATCTTAACGATCGAGGAGGCTGTCCTTCAAGGCGGTTTCGGCAGCTCGATTCTTGAATTTGCCCATGACCATCAGTCATACAGTCCGATGATTGACAGAATGGGGATTCCTGATCGTTTCATCGAACATGGAAGCGTTGCAAAGCTGCTTGAAGAAATCGGCTTAACGAAAGAAGAAGTCATCAGACGAATAAGGATGCTGACACCTGTAAAGACTCATAAAGGAATTGGATCATGA
- a CDS encoding polyprenyl synthetase family protein yields the protein MSVNLDVFLKMRKALIEERLPIYIQELQAPTSLKESMLYSLEAGGKRLRPILVLALLHAYGKNEADGIPVGCAVEMIHTYSLIHDDLPCMDDDDLRRGKPTNHKIFGEATAVLAGDALLTESFKLIASQMPADVSAEKRLRLVNELVSAAGAEGMVGGQILDMEAESRSISLEDLQTIHEGKTAKLLSFSVIAGAVLADAPEDEIEKLREFSHHIGIAFQIRDDILDLEGSEDKIGKRIGSDTTNGKSTYPAILSVDGAKQKLSEHIEKAKELISTLSLEKELLYDFCEMIARRDH from the coding sequence GTGAGCGTTAATCTGGATGTTTTTTTAAAAATGAGAAAAGCATTGATCGAAGAACGCCTTCCTATATATATACAAGAACTGCAAGCGCCGACATCCCTGAAAGAATCCATGCTTTATTCTTTGGAAGCGGGAGGAAAAAGGCTGAGACCGATTTTGGTGCTTGCGCTTCTTCATGCTTACGGCAAAAATGAAGCGGACGGAATTCCGGTCGGATGTGCGGTCGAAATGATCCACACCTATTCGTTGATCCATGATGATCTTCCCTGTATGGATGACGACGATTTAAGAAGAGGAAAACCGACAAACCATAAAATTTTCGGAGAAGCGACAGCGGTTCTGGCAGGAGACGCATTATTGACCGAGAGCTTTAAATTGATTGCTTCGCAGATGCCGGCAGACGTCTCCGCCGAAAAGCGCCTGAGACTGGTAAATGAGCTGGTTTCAGCGGCGGGGGCCGAAGGGATGGTCGGCGGCCAAATTTTAGATATGGAAGCTGAATCAAGATCCATTTCCCTTGAGGACCTGCAGACGATTCACGAAGGAAAAACGGCCAAGCTCCTCAGCTTCAGCGTGATTGCCGGCGCCGTTCTGGCCGATGCACCTGAAGATGAAATCGAAAAGCTCCGCGAATTCAGCCATCATATCGGCATCGCTTTTCAAATCAGAGACGATATTTTGGATTTGGAGGGGTCCGAGGATAAAATCGGCAAGCGGATCGGTTCTGACACGACAAACGGGAAATCGACCTATCCAGCAATCCTTTCTGTGGATGGCGCTAAACAAAAGCTCAGCGAGCATATTGAAAAGGCGAAAGAGCTAATCTCGACGCTTTCTTTGGAAAAAGAACTCCTTTATGATTTTTGCGAGATGATTGCCCGCCGGGATCACTGA
- a CDS encoding exodeoxyribonuclease VII small subunit — protein MAEDKKRNQEDVTFEEAMKGLEQIVAKLEEGDVPLEKAIDYFQEGMTLSKMCHEKLQNVEKQMDYILRENGELAPFSVREEEKGER, from the coding sequence ATGGCTGAAGATAAGAAAAGAAACCAGGAGGACGTTACGTTTGAAGAGGCCATGAAAGGTCTGGAACAGATCGTAGCAAAGCTTGAAGAAGGGGATGTGCCTTTGGAAAAAGCGATCGATTACTTCCAGGAAGGCATGACTCTTTCAAAAATGTGCCACGAAAAACTGCAAAATGTTGAAAAGCAAATGGACTATATTTTGCGGGAAAATGGCGAATTAGCTCCTTTCAGTGTCCGGGAGGAGGAAAAAGGTGAGCGTTAA
- the xseA gene encoding exodeoxyribonuclease VII large subunit codes for MSEVSFVTVTALTKYIKRKFDVDPHLDDLWIKGELSNVKIHSRGHIYFTLKDDNARIQAVMFARQNKGLGFTPENGMKVLVRGGISVYEPSGSYQLYAKEMQPDGIGALHLAYEELKKKLSQEGLFDEKHKKSIPAFPSVIGVVTSPTGAAVRDVITTIKRRYPLVKVIVLPTLVQGTNASQSIVNSIEEANRRELCDVLIVGRGGGSIEELWAFNEEIVARAIFSSDIPIISAVGHETDFTISDFTADLRAATPTGAAELAVPNIIDLLERLKTLEARITNTMQQDLKKRQERVKHLQSSYAFRYPKRLYAQKEQEFDLAFDRFQKQLALTLEQKKQMLNEKTYKLEMLHPAEQLKQAKRRHEEQTNRLKRNMRVQLKHIHSQFQTVLGKLNALSPLEVMERGYSLTYKENELIKSIEQVEEKDEILVKLNDGTLACEVRQKRGETNG; via the coding sequence ATGAGTGAAGTATCATTTGTCACGGTCACGGCTTTGACAAAATATATTAAACGCAAGTTTGACGTCGATCCCCATCTTGATGATCTTTGGATCAAGGGCGAGCTGTCAAATGTGAAAATACATAGCAGAGGACATATTTATTTTACGCTCAAGGATGACAATGCCCGCATCCAGGCCGTTATGTTTGCCAGACAAAACAAAGGTCTCGGCTTCACCCCTGAAAACGGGATGAAGGTGTTGGTGAGAGGCGGCATTTCGGTTTACGAACCGAGCGGCAGCTATCAGCTCTATGCGAAGGAAATGCAACCAGACGGCATCGGTGCGCTTCATCTGGCTTATGAAGAATTAAAGAAAAAACTTTCACAAGAAGGTTTGTTTGACGAAAAACATAAAAAATCCATCCCCGCCTTTCCATCTGTCATCGGTGTTGTCACTTCTCCTACAGGAGCGGCTGTACGGGATGTCATCACCACCATTAAAAGAAGATATCCCCTTGTAAAAGTGATCGTCCTTCCAACTCTCGTTCAGGGAACAAACGCGAGCCAGTCTATCGTCAACAGCATTGAAGAAGCCAACCGCAGAGAGTTGTGCGACGTATTAATCGTCGGACGCGGCGGCGGGTCGATTGAAGAGCTGTGGGCTTTCAATGAAGAGATCGTCGCCAGAGCCATTTTTTCGTCCGACATTCCGATTATTTCCGCCGTCGGGCATGAAACGGATTTTACGATCAGCGACTTCACAGCTGATTTGCGGGCTGCAACTCCGACGGGTGCCGCCGAGCTTGCGGTCCCAAATATCATTGATTTGCTGGAGCGCTTAAAAACACTTGAAGCAAGAATCACAAACACGATGCAACAGGATCTAAAAAAAAGACAGGAGCGGGTGAAACACCTTCAGTCGTCCTATGCTTTCCGCTATCCCAAAAGGCTCTATGCCCAAAAAGAACAGGAGTTTGATCTCGCGTTTGACCGTTTTCAAAAACAGCTGGCCTTGACACTGGAGCAAAAAAAACAGATGCTGAACGAAAAGACGTACAAATTGGAAATGCTACATCCGGCTGAACAGCTGAAACAAGCGAAAAGGCGCCATGAGGAACAGACAAACCGGCTGAAACGGAACATGAGAGTGCAGCTTAAGCACATTCACTCGCAGTTTCAAACGGTTCTTGGTAAACTGAATGCATTGAGCCCTCTTGAAGTCATGGAAAGAGGGTACAGTTTGACATATAAGGAAAACGAACTGATTAAAAGTATTGAACAGGTCGAGGAAAAAGACGAAATCCTTGTCAAATTAAACGACGGGACTTTGGCCTGTGAAGTACGGCAAAAGAGAGGCGAAACAAATGGCTGA
- the folD gene encoding bifunctional methylenetetrahydrofolate dehydrogenase/methenyltetrahydrofolate cyclohydrolase FolD → MTATIIDGKETAKEKRGQLAKEVEELKKQGVTPGLAVILIGDDPASLSYVRGKKKAAEAMGMRFQLDHFDADFSEQELLEVIDQYNKNDDFHGILVQLPLPDHISEQAVIERISPDKDVDGFHPLNVGKMLLGEDTFLPCTPAGIVELLKKTGIDLSGKEVVVVGRSNIVGKPVGQLLLNENATVTYCHSRTADITAHTKKADVLIVAVGKANFIKADQIKEGAIVIDVGVNRLDNGKLTGDVAFDEAKEKASYITPVPGGVGPMTITMLAHNTVKSAKRSL, encoded by the coding sequence ATGACAGCAACCATCATCGACGGAAAAGAAACAGCGAAAGAAAAGCGCGGGCAGCTGGCCAAGGAAGTTGAAGAGCTTAAAAAACAGGGAGTTACCCCGGGATTGGCCGTTATTTTAATTGGTGATGATCCGGCGTCTCTTTCATATGTACGCGGAAAGAAAAAAGCAGCTGAAGCTATGGGGATGCGCTTCCAATTGGACCATTTTGACGCAGATTTCTCTGAACAGGAACTTCTTGAAGTCATCGACCAGTACAACAAGAATGACGACTTTCACGGAATTCTTGTCCAGCTGCCTCTTCCGGATCATATTTCCGAACAAGCGGTGATTGAAAGGATATCTCCTGACAAAGATGTTGACGGTTTTCATCCGCTGAACGTAGGAAAGATGCTGCTCGGCGAAGATACATTCCTGCCTTGCACACCGGCGGGAATCGTCGAATTGCTGAAGAAAACCGGCATTGATCTGTCAGGGAAAGAGGTTGTTGTCGTCGGCAGAAGCAATATCGTGGGGAAACCGGTTGGCCAGCTGCTTTTGAACGAAAACGCAACCGTCACATATTGCCATTCAAGGACGGCCGATATAACGGCGCACACGAAAAAAGCCGATGTGCTGATCGTAGCTGTGGGGAAAGCCAATTTTATCAAAGCGGATCAGATAAAAGAAGGAGCCATTGTCATTGATGTCGGCGTCAACCGCCTTGACAACGGAAAGCTCACCGGAGATGTGGCGTTTGATGAGGCAAAAGAAAAAGCATCATATATCACGCCTGTACCCGGAGGCGTCGGTCCGATGACGATTACAATGCTTGCCCATAACACGGTAAAATCAGCGAAACGTTCCCTTTAA
- the nusB gene encoding transcription antitermination factor NusB: protein MKRRTAREKALQSLFQIDVSDIEPKEAMQHALDGLESDAFFEQLVYGVLENKSKIDEMIKRHLVNWKLDRLANVDRAILRLSAYEMLFLDDIPVNVSMNEAIELAKQFGDDKSAKFVNGVLSNIKSDLE from the coding sequence ATGAAAAGAAGAACAGCAAGAGAAAAGGCTTTGCAGTCATTATTCCAGATTGATGTCAGCGATATAGAACCGAAAGAAGCAATGCAGCATGCCCTTGACGGCCTTGAAAGCGATGCTTTTTTCGAACAGCTTGTTTACGGGGTCTTAGAGAACAAAAGCAAAATCGATGAGATGATCAAGCGTCATCTCGTCAATTGGAAGCTCGACAGGCTCGCCAATGTCGATCGCGCGATTCTGCGTTTATCCGCTTATGAAATGCTGTTTTTGGACGACATACCTGTCAACGTCTCTATGAATGAAGCGATAGAACTGGCAAAGCAATTTGGTGATGACAAGTCAGCGAAGTTTGTAAACGGTGTTCTTTCTAACATTAAATCAGACCTTGAATAA
- a CDS encoding Asp23/Gls24 family envelope stress response protein, with protein sequence MSHEEDHLGKVEIAPEVIEVIAGIAASEVEGVAGMRGNFATGVVERFGKKNHGKGVKVDLTDDGIIIDVYCVMLFGVSIPKVANAVQDNIRQTLLNMTALSINEINIHIVGVQFDSKTQEVEIDQEM encoded by the coding sequence ATGAGCCATGAAGAAGATCATTTAGGAAAAGTGGAGATCGCTCCGGAGGTCATTGAGGTGATTGCCGGAATCGCCGCTTCCGAAGTTGAAGGCGTTGCCGGAATGCGCGGCAATTTCGCAACAGGTGTTGTAGAACGCTTTGGAAAAAAGAATCACGGCAAGGGCGTCAAAGTTGATCTGACCGACGACGGCATTATCATTGACGTCTACTGTGTGATGCTATTCGGCGTTTCCATTCCTAAAGTTGCAAATGCCGTCCAGGATAATATCCGCCAGACGCTCCTGAATATGACGGCTCTGTCGATTAACGAAATCAACATTCATATCGTTGGAGTCCAATTTGATTCAAAAACACAAGAAGTGGAAATCGATCAAGAGATGTAG